Genomic window (Streptosporangium brasiliense):
TCCCCGCTGCCGAGCAGCAGCTCGCCCACGCGCAGGGCCAGCACCATGGCCCGGTAGAGGTCGGGCCGGGGAGGGGACTGCTCCAGCGAAGACGCCGACACCGATCTCCCTCGATCCTCTCCGAGACCAACCTCCGCTGAGGTTATCTGCTCACCGCGGAGGCCAGAACACGTACGCGCTCGGCATGGTCGTCGTGACCGATGATCACCGGCGGCTCGTTGTACGGCATGGCGTCGGAGGAGCGGCGCAGCTTGATGTACTGCCCGCAGGCGTCGACGGCGTAGGGCTCCATGTCGTCCTGGAGCGCGCCGATCACCGTGATCCCGTAGGTCTCGCCGATCCGCCGGAACAGTGCCACCGCCTCCCGGCGGTGCTCCTTGCCGAGGTTGCGGCCCAGCTCGTCGAGGACCAGGCACAGGTGCCCGCCGCCGGAGGAGGCGATCGCCGCCGCGCAGACCAGCTTCACCGCCTTCTCGTCCATCAGCGCGGTGTTGGCCCGCCGGTTGTAGGGCACGTAACCCTGGCCCTCTCCCCGGCGCCACTTGGGCGTGACCCGCCACGCCCAGCGCTGCTCCGGGTCGGCGGGCGCGGCCGGCACCGGGAACTCCAGCGTCGCGCCGTAGCCGCCGTAGGAGGTGTCGAGCTTGTCGAACTCCTCGGCGACCCGGGTCAGCCGCGCCTTGATCGCCGCGGTCAGCGCGGCCCGGTGCACGGCGGTGGACTGCGCGGCCTCCTCGGCGCCCTTGGCCGCGGCGGTCAGGTCACGCTGCCGGGTGGCGATCTGGGTCTGGATCTGGCGGCGCTGGTGCCGTTCGTACTCCTCCTGGCCGCGTAGGTAGGACGAGAGCGCCGCGCAGACGCCGGGGAAGGTCGCCTGCTCGCGCGCCGTGCGCCCGGCGCCGGGCTCGGTCCGCTCCCTGACCAGGAAGCGCAGCTCCTCGGGCATCTCCCCGTCCTCACCCGGGAAGGTGTCGCGCAGCGCCTCGTCGAGGCGGCGCTCGGCGGCCCGCCACCACTCCTCGGCCGTCAGCGGGCGCTCCTGCTCGCCCAGCGCCTCCAGCCACTCGCGGGCCCCGTCGACCGTGCCGCCCCAGTCGCCGGCCAGCGCGTCCATCCCCAGCGCGTCGCGGTCCGCGGTGACCTTCGCCGCCTGGTCCCTGGCCTGGTCGCGCTCGGCCTCGTGCCGGGCCCGGCGGCCCTCCAGCCGTTCGACCTCCATGTTCCTGGTCCGGGCGCGGAAGTCCAGCGCGCTCGCCCGCCGCTCCGCCTCGCCCACCTTCGGCCCGACCTCGGCCAGCGCCTCGGTCAGCTCGGTGAGCGTGGCCCGCCGCTCGGCCATCCGCCGCTCGATGTCGGCCAGCTGCACGGCGGCCCGGGCGCCCTCCAGCCGCCGGCCGGCCTCGGCCACCCCGTCCTCGGCGCCCCGCACGGCCGCGGCGGCCGTCTCCTGCGCGTCACGGGCCCGGTGCAGCCGCTGCTCGGCGGCCTTGATCCGGGCCTCCCGGCCGGTGGCCACCGCCTCGAAGGAGCCCACGACGGTGACGCCCGCCGCGCTGACCAGCACCGATCCGGGCAGGGCGGCCAGTGCCCGGGCCGCCGCCGCCAAGTCGGACGCGTCCACGATCACCGCGTGCTCCTGCGGCCAGCCGCGGGCTCCCAGGGCCGTCGCCGCCTGTCCCGCGCGGCCGGACGCCGACTCCTCGTCGCGGGCGTGCTCGGCCACGTCGACCGCGTCGAGCAGCCCGGTCGCCCCGACACCGGCCTCGGCGAGCGCGTTGAGCTGGGCCGCCGCCGGGCCGCCCTCGGCGTCGTCGAGCGCGGCCCTGGCCCTCTCGACCTCCCGGTCGGCCACGCCCAGCGCCTTCAGCGCCTCGTTGAGCCGGAGCCTGGCCTGGGCCAGCTCGGCGTCGGCGGTCTTCACGTCGCGGCCGTCGGCCAGCCGCCGCTGCTCCTCCAGCCCGGGGATCCAGCCGCGCAGCTCGTCGGCCGAGTTCTCCGCGACGGCCCGGTCGGCGTCGAGCTTGGCCGCCCGGGACTGCAGGGCGGCCAGCTCCCTGCGCGCCTCGGACAGGGCCCGCTCCAGAGTGTCGTCCTTGAGCGTGGCGATCTCCGCCTTGACCACGCCGATCGCCTCCACCGCCCGCTCGCCCGCCGCGCGGGAGCGCTCCAGGTCGGCGGCGAGCGCCCCGTCCCGCTGCGCCGCGTCGGCGAGCCTGCGCGCCAGCCGTCCCCGCCAGCAGCGCAGCGCCTCCGCCAGCCGCGTCCGGGCCCGGTCGCGCCGGTCGAAGGTCTCCAGCAGCGTCCGGGACTCGTCTTCGAACTCCTTGAGCAGCTCCACGGCCTGTGCCGCCCGCCCCCGCTTGACGTGCTCGTCGCGCCGGGCCTCCCGCTCCTGGTCGAGCTCGGTGTCCAGCCCGGTCAGCGCGGCGATCGCCTCGAAGACCCGCTCCGGGGAGATCTCGTTGAGCGGCTGGGAGAGCAGGTTCGTGGCGACCTTGCTCCGCACCGAGGTGGACAGGAACGACACGCACCTGACCCGGTCGCCGTAGAGGAACCTGGTGAGGTCGCGCGCCACCACGTCGCGGCGCCCCGCCGAGCGGGGCAGCGCCGCCCACACCTCGTCGGCCCGCGCCACCCGCTCCGCCTCCGAGGCGGCCGCCGCCACGCGCACCCCCGGGACCCATCTGATCTCCAGGTGCGGCGCCTCCTGGTTGACCCGCAGCCACACCGTCACCGCGTCGTCCACGGATCCGGCCCCGGCGAAGACGCCGACGATGTAGCCGTGGTCGGCACTGGCCCACGACCTGCCGCCGCCGCCCGCGGCGAGCTCGGCGTTGAACAGCAGCTCCGACACCGACTTGGCGCCGGAGGCGAAACGCCACTGCTCGTCGCCGAGCAGCGCGGTGATCATCGCGATGAACGAGGACTTGCCCGCGCCGTTGGAGTCCTTCGGCCCCGCGCCCGCGACCACGATCAGCGTGCCCGGCACGGTCGGCACCGGATGGGTCGACAGCCGGGAGATGTTGACCGCCTGCACGGCGATCAGCACGCGGTCGCCGACCACGTTCTCGCTCGGAGCGTCGGCCCGGACCTCCACCGGCACCAGGCTGGCCTGGCTCCCGTGCGTCCGCTTGGCGCTCTCCTCGTCCTGGGCCGCGTCCGCTCCGCGCTTGCGCGAGCTCCTGGCGGCCTGGCCCGGCTGTCCGGTCAACCCCGTCGTTCCCTTCATCTGCGGTTCGCTCTCACTGCCGCCGCCAGCGGGGTGTGCGGCCCCGCGGCGAGGATCAGCTCTTCCTGCAGGCGGCGTCTGGCCTGCGGGGTCAGTCGGTGGAACTGCGGGCCGGGGGTGTATCCCCCGGCCTCCTCGCCCGCCTTGACCTGGGTCACCAGACCCGCGTGGCGCAGGGTCCGGAGCGCGGCCTCCAGCTCGCCGATCGGCAGCCTGGTGTGCCGGCGCAGCTCCTCCAGCTGGGCGGGGAACGGCGACAGCCAGCTGTCGGCGGGCAGCAGGCCGTCGGCCCGCGGGATCGCCACCGAGTGGATCAGCACCAGCACCAGCACCGCCCGCTCGGCCTCGCCCACCGTCGTGCCCGTCTCGGCGGCCGTCTCGGGGGTGTAGCCCGAGGTCCACGCCTCACGGTCCTGGATCAGGACCCGGCCGCGCCGCTGCAGCATCTCCGCGAGAGTACGGCGGAGCACCGGGTCGCGCAGCGCGGGCAGGCGCGCCTCGTGGACCGGCTCGGCGGCGTGCTCGACCGCCATGAACGCCGCCACGATCTCGGCCCTGCGCCGCTCGTCGAACGGGCCGAGCAGGTCCTCGTCCACGCTCTCGGGGACCACGACGCTCGCGGCCGCCCCGGCGGGAGCGGGCTCGGCCGCCGGGAGCACGTCCAACCCGGTGAGCTCCTCCTCGCCGGTGGGCAGGCGGCGCATCAGCTCCCTGAGCTGGGCGTGGGAGCCGGCGGGCCAGCAGGCGCAGCGGGGGCCGAGCCGTACGACACCGCCGTCCACCTCCAGCCAGGCCGAGTCGTGCAGACGGCGCAGCGCGCCGACCGCCCAGTTGCGCATGAGGTCGTCGCCGCGCCCGATCAGGGCCCGGTAGGCCGCCAGCACGTCATCCACCGGCGCGGGGACGCCCGGCCACGGGTCGGCGGTCAGGTCGCGCCAGCAGCACTTCAGCGCCGCGGCCAGCACCCGCCGGGTCTCACCCGACCGCTCCACGTTCACCGGTGCGACCTGGTATTCCTCCAGCAGCGAGGGGGTCGCCCCGTCCGGCCAGGCCGGCAGCGCCAGGCCCGTCCCGTCGCCGTGCGCCAGCCGGGCCATGCCCGGGGGAGCGGGCTCGCCCGCGCCGAGCGGGAGCGGGCCGGCCGCCCTGGCCCGCGCGTGTGCCAGCTCAGGCGTCATGTCCGGTCCTCTCCAGGCGGCCGTGCGACAGCCAGGTGGGTTCGGCGTCGGGGGCGGCGGTGAGCGAGTCGGACCAGCGCAGGCGGTAGGGGGACTCGGGGCGCAGGTCGGCCGAGACGAGATCGGCCAGCAGGCGACGGGCGGAGACCCACTCGCCGTCGGCGGTGAGCAGCTCCTCCAGCCGGGCGGAGTCGCGTCCGGCGAGCGCGGCCTCGGCGACGGCGCTCAGATGGTCGAGACCTCCGGTGCCGGGGTCGTAGGAGTCGGCGGGCCCGGGATCGGGCAGGGCCGAGCGCGGGGGAGTGGGCTGGGCGGGCGCCGGCCGGGGACTCTCGTCCACCGCCCGGACGATCGCCGCCGGGTCGTGCCAGGGGGCGGGGGCGTCGAAGACGAATCCGTCGAGCACGGCGGCCAGGCGCTCCTTGGTGGCGGTCTGCGCGAAGGTGCGCCAGGTCTCCGCGGGCAGCAGCGTCAGGTTCCTGGTCGTGCCGGCCGAGTCGGCCAGCCGCCCGGCGGCCCGGCGGGAGGCGTCGCTGTAGGCGTAGATCGCCGCGCGCAGCTCGGTGCAGGTGCGGTCGAGATCCGGCCAGCGGGTGAGGATCGTGCCGTGCAGGCTCTGCGCCCTGCGGGCGATCTCCTCGGTGCCCCAGAGCTTGGGGGCCTGCTCGCGCAGCTCCTCGATGGTGCCGCTGGTCAGCGTGATCAGCTCCAGCGCCCAGAGCCGGAAGGCCCGCGACAGGTTCTGCGCGCTGAGCCGCGCCTCCTCCATGGTCGTGCGGGGGTCGGCGACGTTGAGGTCCTCCAGCGCGAGCAGCCGGTGCATCTCCGACTGGCCGCCGTCGTCCATCATCCGCCGGATGAACATCAGCCCCACCACGCTGGTGAACGACGCGCGGTAGCGGAGCTGGTTGGGCTTGGGGAACACCTCGCGGATCGCGCCGAGACCCCTGAGCACCCGCAGCCGGTTCTCGAACTGGTCGAGCGGGTAGGCCCGGCAGACGTGGCGCATCTGCTCGTGGGTCAGCCACTCCTCGCCGGCCTCGGCGAACGCCGCGAACAGCGTCTCGGCGATGTCGACCAGCGCGGGCTCGTCGACCACCGCGCCGCTGTCGCGCGCCAGCGCGGCGAACATCCGGCGGTAGGTCGCGAGCACGGCCTCCTCGGTGAGGGCCGAGTCGAGCGTGATCT
Coding sequences:
- a CDS encoding chromosome partitioning protein ParA, yielding MTGQPGQAARSSRKRGADAAQDEESAKRTHGSQASLVPVEVRADAPSENVVGDRVLIAVQAVNISRLSTHPVPTVPGTLIVVAGAGPKDSNGAGKSSFIAMITALLGDEQWRFASGAKSVSELLFNAELAAGGGGRSWASADHGYIVGVFAGAGSVDDAVTVWLRVNQEAPHLEIRWVPGVRVAAAASEAERVARADEVWAALPRSAGRRDVVARDLTRFLYGDRVRCVSFLSTSVRSKVATNLLSQPLNEISPERVFEAIAALTGLDTELDQEREARRDEHVKRGRAAQAVELLKEFEDESRTLLETFDRRDRARTRLAEALRCWRGRLARRLADAAQRDGALAADLERSRAAGERAVEAIGVVKAEIATLKDDTLERALSEARRELAALQSRAAKLDADRAVAENSADELRGWIPGLEEQRRLADGRDVKTADAELAQARLRLNEALKALGVADREVERARAALDDAEGGPAAAQLNALAEAGVGATGLLDAVDVAEHARDEESASGRAGQAATALGARGWPQEHAVIVDASDLAAAARALAALPGSVLVSAAGVTVVGSFEAVATGREARIKAAEQRLHRARDAQETAAAAVRGAEDGVAEAGRRLEGARAAVQLADIERRMAERRATLTELTEALAEVGPKVGEAERRASALDFRARTRNMEVERLEGRRARHEAERDQARDQAAKVTADRDALGMDALAGDWGGTVDGAREWLEALGEQERPLTAEEWWRAAERRLDEALRDTFPGEDGEMPEELRFLVRERTEPGAGRTAREQATFPGVCAALSSYLRGQEEYERHQRRQIQTQIATRQRDLTAAAKGAEEAAQSTAVHRAALTAAIKARLTRVAEEFDKLDTSYGGYGATLEFPVPAAPADPEQRWAWRVTPKWRRGEGQGYVPYNRRANTALMDEKAVKLVCAAAIASSGGGHLCLVLDELGRNLGKEHRREAVALFRRIGETYGITVIGALQDDMEPYAVDACGQYIKLRRSSDAMPYNEPPVIIGHDDHAERVRVLASAVSR